In Crassostrea angulata isolate pt1a10 chromosome 6, ASM2561291v2, whole genome shotgun sequence, a genomic segment contains:
- the LOC128190344 gene encoding LOW QUALITY PROTEIN: adhesive plaque matrix protein-like (The sequence of the model RefSeq protein was modified relative to this genomic sequence to represent the inferred CDS: deleted 1 base in 1 codon), protein MNKLISLVGLLALLQICLAENPRYDPRYKREASPERYAAEPRYEPRYKREAAAEPRYEPRYKREAAAEPRYEPRYKRGAAAAAAAAEPRYEPRYKREAAAEPRYEPRYKREAAAAEPRYEPRYKREAVAEPRYEPRYKREASPDRYAAESPSSRYKRSAIRGRQRGAGRRGVRVDDNGRIINQRNQAPVPVQKRIQPQEREVQYQYYMYDQPHTTMTPPHTGRDLN, encoded by the exons ATGAATAAATTGATATCTCTTGTAGGATTGCTAGCTTTGTTGCAGATCTGTTTGGCTG AGAACCCCCGGTATGACCCAAGATACAAGCGGGAAGCCAGTCCTGAGAGATACGCCGCAGAGCCTCGCTATGAGCCCAGGTACAAAAGAGAGGCTGCTGCTGAGCCTCGATATGAACCCAGATACAAGAGAGAGGCTGCTGCAGAGCCTCGATATGAGCCCAGATACAAAAGAGgagctgctgctgctgctgctgctgcagAGCCCCGTTATGAACCCAGATACAAGAGAGAGGCTGCTGCAGAGCCTCGATATGAGCCAAGATACAAAAGAGAAGCTGCTGCTGCAGAGCCCCGTTATGAACCCAGATACAAGAGAGAGGCTGTTGCAGAGCCTCGATATGAACCCAGATACAAGAGAGAAGCCAGTCCCGACAGATACGCTGCAGAATCTCCATCCTCCAGATACAAGCGTAGCGCAATCCGCGGGAGACAGAGAGGGGCCGGGCGTCGGGGGGTGAGGGTGGACGATAATGGGCGTATCATCAACCAGCGAAATCAAGCACCTGTCCCTGTTCAGAAGCGCATAC AGCCACAAGAGCGAGAGGTCCAGTATcagtactacatgtatgacCAGCCG CATACTACTATGACCCCCCCGCATACGGGCCGGGACCTGAACTAG